One genomic window of Coleofasciculus sp. FACHB-1120 includes the following:
- a CDS encoding PAS domain S-box protein has product MLQFLQIFLGSNSFIPHGHCYLWKPELVGLHITSDVLIALAYYSIPITLFYFVHKRKDLPYARIFLLFGTFIISCGTTHLIEVWTLWYPIYWIAGFMKALTAGISVYTAASLVPLIPKALALPSPAQLETANRNLEREIIERWCIEEQLQKSQQMLQLVMDNIPQFIFWKDKNLVYLGCNQNFAQLVGIGKPENIVGKTDDDLPCRQEKADFFRDGERRIMETNTPEYHSIESALKADGKPSWIDSNKVPLHDGEENVVGILGTFEDITERKTAEEALRKSRERFDLAVQGSKDGLWDWDLVTNETYLSPRWKKMLGYEEHELPNQIEEWEKRLHPDDRDRAIATLQAYVRNSQASDYELEHRLQHKDGSYRWILARGAALRDANGKAIRMAGSHTDITQRRRAEETAKKAKEELEFSYSLVCAVIEGTPDAIYVKDLQGRYLMINSAGATVLGKPEGKIIGKDDTEFLPPELAHPVIETDRQIMTTGVTQIVEETILTRGITRTVLSTKSVYRDPKGNVIGLIGVAREITKRKQAEEALKKAKEDLEIRVEERTRELRDAIGQLQSEIAYREEAEAALKASEKRYRHLVETSQDLIWSVDREGRFTFVNSAVKEMHGYDPKEMIGRLFSDFQPPEQLEKNLQVHQRLLEGEPYVQYETVHLRKDGTPIQISFNAIASKDDAGNILGTTGTARNITSAKQAEAALRESEQRLQSILAYSPAAIYVKDIQGRNMLMNRKCANLLNVDAEAIKGKTEFEYLPYEVAEALQANDQKVLAAGIALESEEVIPQDDGLHTYISMKFPLYDDNGMPYAVCGISTDITERKQAEVALQQSETRFRQLAQQEELLNRLANQIRNTLDLDTILETAVGAIQSRMGIELCTFAWYRHTPSSPGWEIVKEARTSTEASWLGFYPAGFFPKFEEKMLNLEMFRMDEVQSTNDSAIPQTLLVAGTQSALALPIQTPSGELGALACHRRNQVQPWTDSEVELLSAVVNQLAIAINQAELYNQQLDAANTAQTKAAQLEHALRELKQTQAQLIHSEKMSSLGQLVAGVAHEINNPVNFIYGNLSYANAYALDLLRLLQLYQEHYPQPPAAIQAQAEEIDLVFLLEDLPKILSSMKVGADRIREIVLSLRNFSRLDEAEMKTVDIHEGIDSTLLILQNRLKAKPDRSGIQLIKEYGNLPKVECYAGQINQVFMNILTNAIDALEAVPYLRFAVHGNKPSTMNPKEVPTIWIRTSMVQPNQVRIQIVDNGSGMTEEVSSRLFDPFFTTKPVGSGTGLGMSISYQIVDKHNGQLKCISAPGQGTEFLIEIPIQQQKSQFLVNQKV; this is encoded by the coding sequence ATGCTGCAATTTTTGCAGATTTTTTTGGGTTCAAACTCTTTTATTCCACACGGACATTGTTACTTGTGGAAGCCAGAGTTGGTAGGGCTGCACATCACATCAGATGTGCTAATTGCTCTTGCCTATTACTCTATTCCTATCACGCTCTTTTACTTCGTTCACAAGCGAAAAGATTTACCCTATGCAAGGATATTTCTATTATTTGGAACCTTTATTATTTCTTGTGGTACCACTCATCTAATAGAAGTGTGGACGCTTTGGTATCCGATTTATTGGATAGCCGGTTTTATGAAAGCGCTAACGGCTGGAATATCAGTCTATACAGCAGCCAGCTTAGTACCACTAATTCCCAAAGCCTTGGCGTTGCCTAGCCCAGCTCAATTGGAGACAGCAAACCGCAACCTAGAACGCGAAATCATTGAGCGCTGGTGCATTGAAGAACAACTGCAAAAGTCGCAACAAATGCTGCAATTGGTGATGGATAACATCCCCCAATTTATCTTTTGGAAAGATAAAAATTTAGTTTATTTAGGGTGCAATCAGAATTTTGCCCAATTAGTCGGGATTGGCAAGCCAGAAAATATTGTGGGGAAAACCGACGACGATTTGCCGTGCAGACAAGAAAAGGCGGACTTCTTTCGGGATGGCGAACGGCGAATTATGGAAACAAATACGCCAGAATATCACAGCATTGAATCGGCTCTTAAGGCGGATGGTAAACCGTCTTGGATAGACAGTAATAAAGTTCCACTCCATGATGGTGAAGAAAACGTGGTAGGCATCCTTGGCACCTTTGAAGATATTACCGAACGCAAAACTGCTGAAGAAGCGTTGCGGAAGAGCCGAGAACGGTTTGATTTAGCAGTTCAAGGTTCTAAAGATGGATTGTGGGATTGGGATTTAGTAACCAACGAGACCTATTTGTCGCCTCGTTGGAAGAAGATGCTGGGTTATGAAGAGCATGAGTTGCCCAATCAGATAGAAGAGTGGGAAAAACGCCTGCATCCCGATGACCGCGATCGCGCGATCGCAACCCTTCAAGCTTATGTAAGAAATAGCCAAGCTTCTGATTACGAATTAGAGCATCGTTTGCAGCACAAAGATGGCTCCTATCGGTGGATTTTAGCGCGGGGAGCAGCGCTGCGAGATGCCAACGGCAAAGCGATTCGGATGGCTGGATCGCACACGGACATCACCCAGCGCCGGAGAGCAGAGGAAACTGCGAAAAAAGCCAAAGAAGAACTGGAATTCAGCTACAGCCTTGTGTGCGCGGTGATTGAAGGCACCCCGGATGCCATCTATGTGAAGGATCTTCAGGGTCGCTATCTGATGATCAACTCGGCGGGTGCTACTGTCTTGGGCAAACCGGAAGGGAAAATTATCGGCAAGGATGATACCGAGTTCCTGCCTCCAGAGTTGGCACATCCAGTCATAGAGACTGACCGCCAAATCATGACAACGGGCGTGACTCAAATTGTCGAGGAAACGATACTCACCAGAGGGATTACCCGGACGGTTCTTTCCACAAAAAGCGTCTACCGCGACCCCAAAGGAAACGTCATCGGTTTAATTGGGGTAGCACGGGAAATTACCAAGCGCAAACAGGCAGAGGAAGCACTCAAGAAAGCCAAAGAAGACCTGGAAATCCGCGTTGAGGAGCGTACCCGTGAGTTAAGAGATGCCATTGGGCAATTGCAAAGCGAAATTGCCTACCGGGAAGAGGCAGAGGCGGCGTTGAAGGCGAGTGAGAAAAGATATCGCCATTTGGTCGAGACTTCCCAGGATTTGATTTGGTCGGTGGATAGAGAGGGCCGATTTACATTTGTGAACTCTGCCGTCAAAGAAATGCATGGCTACGATCCCAAAGAAATGATCGGACGTTTGTTCAGCGATTTCCAACCACCGGAACAACTAGAGAAGAACTTGCAAGTACATCAGCGCCTACTGGAGGGTGAGCCGTATGTCCAATACGAGACGGTGCATTTGCGTAAAGATGGAACGCCGATCCAGATAAGCTTTAACGCGATCGCATCTAAGGACGACGCCGGAAACATCCTTGGCACTACAGGCACCGCCCGAAACATCACGAGTGCCAAACAGGCTGAAGCCGCACTCCGGGAGAGCGAACAACGGCTTCAATCTATCCTGGCTTACTCCCCAGCCGCTATCTACGTCAAGGATATTCAAGGTCGAAATATGTTGATGAACCGCAAGTGTGCTAACTTGCTCAACGTAGATGCAGAGGCAATCAAAGGGAAGACAGAGTTCGAGTACTTACCTTATGAAGTCGCTGAGGCATTGCAAGCGAACGATCAAAAGGTACTCGCAGCCGGGATTGCTTTGGAAAGTGAGGAAGTGATTCCTCAAGACGACGGCTTACACACCTATATTTCGATGAAGTTTCCGCTTTACGACGACAATGGGATGCCTTATGCAGTTTGCGGCATTTCCACCGACATTACCGAACGCAAGCAGGCTGAGGTGGCTCTGCAACAATCGGAAACTCGATTTAGACAACTTGCTCAGCAGGAAGAACTGCTCAACCGTTTAGCCAACCAGATCCGGAATACTCTCGATCTAGATACGATTCTAGAAACCGCTGTCGGGGCAATCCAAAGCCGGATGGGGATTGAGTTATGCACCTTCGCTTGGTATCGCCACACTCCCTCATCCCCTGGCTGGGAGATCGTCAAGGAAGCGAGAACTTCCACCGAAGCGAGCTGGCTTGGCTTCTATCCTGCGGGATTTTTTCCCAAGTTTGAGGAAAAAATGCTGAATTTAGAAATGTTTCGTATGGATGAAGTACAAAGTACGAACGATTCCGCCATTCCGCAAACGTTACTGGTTGCAGGCACTCAGTCGGCGCTGGCGCTACCAATCCAGACGCCGAGTGGCGAACTCGGTGCCTTGGCTTGTCATCGCCGGAACCAAGTCCAACCTTGGACGGACAGCGAGGTGGAATTACTCTCGGCGGTTGTCAACCAGCTAGCGATCGCCATTAACCAAGCCGAACTTTACAACCAGCAACTTGATGCCGCCAACACTGCCCAAACTAAAGCCGCTCAGCTTGAACACGCTTTACGCGAATTGAAGCAAACCCAAGCTCAACTGATTCATAGTGAAAAAATGTCTTCTTTAGGACAGTTGGTTGCGGGGGTTGCCCACGAAATTAACAATCCCGTTAACTTCATCTACGGCAATCTTTCATACGCTAATGCATACGCTCTCGATTTACTACGCCTGCTTCAGCTCTACCAGGAACACTATCCCCAGCCACCCGCCGCTATTCAAGCTCAGGCGGAAGAAATTGACCTGGTTTTCCTACTTGAAGACCTGCCTAAAATCCTATCTTCCATGAAGGTAGGAGCTGACCGTATCCGCGAAATCGTCCTGAGTTTACGAAACTTCTCTCGTCTTGATGAGGCAGAGATGAAAACTGTCGATATTCATGAAGGCATCGATAGCACGCTGCTGATCCTGCAAAACCGTCTAAAAGCAAAACCAGATCGTTCGGGTATTCAGCTCATCAAAGAATATGGCAACCTACCCAAAGTGGAATGCTATGCGGGACAGATCAATCAGGTGTTTATGAATATTTTGACCAATGCCATTGATGCTCTCGAAGCAGTTCCTTATTTGCGGTTCGCCGTTCACGGCAATAAACCATCAACCATGAACCCCAAAGAAGTTCCGACAATTTGGATTCGGACTTCTATGGTGCAGCCTAATCAAGTCAGGATTCAGATTGTTGACAATGGCTCAGGAATGACAGAAGAAGTCAGCAGTCGGTTATTCGATCCGTTTTTTACAACTAAGCCGGTCGGTTCTGGGACAGGTTTGGGGATGTCCATTAGCTACCAAATCGTAGATAAGCATAACGGTCAACTGAAGTGTATTTCAGCACCCGGACAAGGTACAGAGTTCTTAATTGAGATTCCAATTCAGCAACAAAAAAGCCAATTCCTGGTGAATCAAAAAGTCTAA
- a CDS encoding TMEM165/GDT1 family protein, which translates to MLTAFTAGLLFITFSELGDKTFFIAVILAMRHSRRLVFAGVVAALAAMTVLSVLMGQVASLLPKDFLHVAEIIFFVGFGVKLLYQASQMPGGAECEEAEEAIATVKEAESKMPKKKTPWAIVLEAFMLTFVAEWGDRTQIATIALAAAHPAVGVTAGAIAGHSICAAIAVLGGRMIAGRISERLITAMGGGLFLLFGAIALLEGK; encoded by the coding sequence ATGCTGACAGCTTTTACTGCCGGTTTATTATTCATCACTTTTTCCGAATTAGGCGATAAAACCTTTTTCATTGCGGTGATTCTGGCAATGCGCCACTCTCGACGACTGGTATTTGCAGGAGTCGTGGCGGCATTAGCAGCAATGACGGTTCTATCGGTTCTCATGGGACAAGTGGCTTCTCTACTCCCCAAGGATTTTCTTCATGTTGCGGAGATTATCTTCTTTGTTGGCTTTGGGGTGAAGTTATTGTACCAGGCAAGTCAGATGCCAGGGGGAGCGGAGTGTGAAGAAGCCGAAGAAGCGATCGCCACGGTTAAAGAAGCTGAGTCAAAAATGCCCAAAAAGAAAACACCTTGGGCGATTGTACTTGAAGCCTTTATGTTGACATTTGTAGCAGAGTGGGGCGATCGCACTCAGATTGCCACAATTGCCCTAGCCGCGGCTCATCCTGCGGTGGGGGTCACGGCTGGCGCAATTGCGGGGCATAGTATCTGTGCAGCGATCGCTGTTCTGGGGGGTCGGATGATTGCTGGACGAATCTCTGAGCGATTAATTACAGCAATGGGGGGCGGCTTGTTTCTGCTATTTGGAGCGATCGCCTTATTGGAAGGGAAATAA
- a CDS encoding succinate dehydrogenase/fumarate reductase flavoprotein subunit, producing the protein MLEHDVVIVGGGLAGCRAALEIARTEPSLDVALIAKTHPIRSHSVAAQGGMAATLKNVDAEDTWKAHAFDTVKGSDYLADQDAVEILTREAPDTIIDLEHMGVLFSRLSDGRIAQRAFGGHSHRRTCYAADKTGHAILHELVNNLRRHGVRIYDEWYVMQLILEDAQAKGVVMYQILDGRIEVVRAKAVMFATGGYGRVFNTTSNDYASTGDGLAMSALAGVPLEDMEFVQFHPTGLYPVGVLISEAVRGEGAYLINAEGDRFMATYAPSRMELAPRDITSRSIAREIRAGRGVHPDGSAGGPFVYLDLRHMGREKIMSRVPFAWEEAHRLLSIDAVDQPMPVRPTAHYSMGGIPVNTSGQVKSGPDGLIDAFFAAGEAACVSVHGANRLGSNSLLECVVYGRRTGAAIAQFVQNRKLPELDEQPYLLEAHCKIQAQLEQSGQYRINQVRQAFQDCMTEYCGVFRSEELMREGLNKLQQIQQQSQNIYLDDKGKLWNTEVIEALELRSLIIVGQMILTSALNRQESRGAHYREDYPERDDENFLKHTMAFYSPAGIDLRDRPVNINMFEPKERKY; encoded by the coding sequence ATGCTTGAACACGATGTCGTGATTGTGGGAGGTGGATTAGCGGGGTGTCGCGCCGCCTTAGAAATTGCCCGCACCGAACCCAGCTTGGATGTGGCACTGATTGCCAAAACTCACCCGATTCGTTCCCATTCGGTCGCCGCGCAGGGGGGTATGGCGGCAACGCTGAAGAATGTAGATGCCGAAGATACTTGGAAAGCCCACGCTTTTGACACTGTCAAGGGATCTGACTACCTGGCGGATCAGGATGCGGTGGAAATCCTCACCCGCGAGGCTCCAGACACGATCATCGACCTAGAACACATGGGAGTATTGTTTTCCCGATTGTCAGATGGTCGGATTGCCCAGCGGGCTTTTGGGGGACATTCTCACCGGCGCACTTGCTATGCAGCGGATAAGACGGGTCACGCTATTCTGCACGAACTGGTGAATAATCTCAGGCGTCACGGCGTCCGCATCTACGATGAATGGTACGTGATGCAGCTGATTCTGGAAGACGCCCAGGCGAAAGGCGTGGTGATGTACCAGATTCTGGATGGGCGAATTGAGGTTGTACGGGCGAAGGCGGTGATGTTCGCCACGGGCGGCTATGGCAGAGTATTCAATACCACCTCGAATGACTACGCCTCAACAGGGGATGGGTTGGCGATGTCTGCCCTCGCCGGGGTGCCGTTGGAAGATATGGAGTTCGTGCAGTTTCACCCGACGGGGTTGTACCCGGTGGGGGTGCTGATTTCGGAAGCTGTGCGGGGTGAAGGCGCGTATTTGATTAACGCTGAGGGCGATCGCTTTATGGCGACTTATGCCCCCAGTCGCATGGAACTCGCTCCTCGCGATATTACTTCACGATCGATCGCGCGAGAAATTCGCGCGGGAAGGGGCGTTCATCCCGATGGCAGCGCCGGTGGACCCTTTGTCTATCTCGACTTGCGCCACATGGGGCGAGAAAAAATTATGAGTCGGGTTCCCTTTGCTTGGGAAGAAGCTCACCGATTACTTAGCATCGACGCGGTAGATCAACCGATGCCCGTGCGCCCTACGGCTCACTATTCAATGGGCGGTATCCCCGTCAATACAAGCGGTCAGGTGAAAAGTGGCCCAGATGGTTTAATTGACGCTTTCTTTGCCGCTGGAGAAGCTGCTTGTGTCTCAGTTCACGGGGCAAATCGCCTGGGCAGTAATTCCCTGTTGGAGTGTGTGGTTTATGGCAGAAGAACTGGGGCTGCGATCGCTCAATTTGTCCAAAACCGCAAACTGCCAGAACTGGATGAGCAACCCTATTTGCTAGAAGCTCACTGCAAAATCCAAGCGCAACTAGAGCAATCGGGACAGTACCGGATTAACCAAGTACGTCAAGCTTTCCAAGACTGCATGACTGAGTATTGCGGTGTCTTCCGCAGCGAGGAATTGATGCGCGAAGGTTTGAATAAGCTGCAACAGATTCAGCAGCAATCCCAGAATATCTACCTGGATGACAAAGGTAAACTTTGGAACACTGAAGTCATCGAGGCGCTGGAACTCCGCAGTTTAATTATTGTCGGACAAATGATTCTGACATCAGCGCTCAACCGTCAAGAAAGTCGAGGCGCTCATTACCGCGAAGATTATCCTGAGCGTGACGATGAGAATTTCCTCAAGCACACGATGGCTTTCTATTCTCCAGCCGGGATCGATTTGCGCGATCGCCCGGTGAACATTAATATGTTTGAGCCAAAGGAACGGAAGTATTAA
- a CDS encoding AI-2E family transporter: MNLGQWIGLFVLVISLYILWQIRQVLLLVFAAVVLATALNRLARRLQRSGMQHGIAVLVSIVLLLALIVGFFWLIVPPFTVQFQELTDRVPRGFERLNLWVARLRTGLPGQLTPYLPDVDSISQQVQPLINRLLGGSVAFFSSSLGIILNILLVLVLTGMFLANPQAYRKGFVRLFPSFYRRRVDGILDQCEVSLGRWLGGALISMSVVALMSMIGLSVLGIPSPLAQGILAGVFNLIPNLGPTISVIPPMAIALLEDPWKCLAVFILYFVIQQVESNFLTPYVMAQQVSLLPAVTLLAQVFFVTFFGFLGLFLALPLTVVGQIWVKEVLFKDVLDQWRNQREAAFETEGIAESHQTAEVERETVVLPEANSSINDKPHLENENQPNVDDVTGKEKK, translated from the coding sequence GTGAATCTAGGTCAGTGGATTGGCTTATTCGTCTTAGTTATTTCTCTTTATATTTTGTGGCAAATTCGACAGGTGCTGCTGTTGGTGTTTGCTGCCGTTGTGTTGGCGACTGCCTTGAACCGATTGGCGCGGCGGCTGCAACGATCTGGAATGCAACATGGCATCGCTGTCCTGGTGTCGATTGTCTTATTATTAGCTCTGATTGTCGGGTTTTTCTGGCTGATTGTGCCGCCCTTTACAGTCCAGTTTCAAGAACTCACAGATCGGGTTCCCAGAGGGTTTGAGCGGTTGAATCTTTGGGTAGCTCGCCTCAGAACGGGTCTTCCTGGTCAGCTGACACCGTATTTACCCGATGTGGACAGCATAAGCCAACAAGTCCAGCCCTTAATTAATCGGCTACTAGGTGGCTCGGTCGCGTTTTTCTCCAGTTCTTTAGGCATTATCCTCAACATTTTGCTGGTGCTGGTTTTAACAGGAATGTTCTTAGCCAATCCCCAAGCTTACCGCAAGGGATTTGTGCGGCTATTTCCCTCTTTTTATCGGCGGCGGGTGGATGGGATTTTGGATCAATGCGAGGTGTCGTTAGGGCGATGGCTTGGAGGCGCACTCATTAGCATGAGTGTAGTGGCGCTGATGAGTATGATTGGCTTGTCGGTTTTGGGAATCCCCTCACCGCTTGCTCAAGGGATCTTGGCGGGTGTTTTTAATTTGATTCCTAATCTTGGCCCAACGATTAGTGTCATTCCACCAATGGCGATCGCCCTGTTGGAAGATCCTTGGAAATGCTTGGCTGTGTTCATTCTTTACTTTGTTATTCAGCAGGTTGAAAGCAATTTTTTAACACCCTACGTTATGGCTCAACAGGTGTCGCTGTTGCCAGCGGTAACGTTACTTGCCCAAGTATTTTTTGTCACCTTCTTTGGATTTTTAGGGTTGTTCTTGGCGTTACCGCTAACCGTTGTCGGTCAGATTTGGGTCAAAGAAGTCTTATTCAAAGATGTCCTCGATCAATGGCGCAATCAGCGTGAAGCAGCCTTTGAGACAGAGGGTATAGCCGAGTCCCATCAAACGGCTGAAGTCGAGCGAGAAACGGTGGTGTTGCCAGAAGCGAATTCATCCATCAATGACAAGCCTCATCTAGAGAACGAGAATCAGCCGAATGTTGATGATGTGACTGGTAAAGAGAAGAAATAG
- a CDS encoding DUF4351 domain-containing protein produces the protein MTLLEYDNTCKYLAENYPDEFAKWLLSSETSDILVIKTELTLEPIRADSVTFLQVANQILHLEFQTLAQSTPPLDFRMLDYYTRLKRQYGCEIVQVVIFLQATTSELVFRQQYTDTNTRHQYRVIRQWEEDPAPLLANPALLPLATLARSDSPRTLLEQVAAGVATIEETTERQNILACAGVLAGLRFKKDLIQQLLREEIMQESVIYQDILQKGEQRGLQQGLQQGEVALILRLLRLRFGDMNPELQEQIRGLSIPQLEELAEALLDFSSQTDLVSYLAAIDSSAI, from the coding sequence ATTACACTCTTAGAATACGACAACACTTGCAAGTATCTTGCTGAGAATTACCCAGATGAATTTGCCAAGTGGCTACTTTCATCTGAAACTTCAGACATCCTGGTAATCAAAACCGAACTCACTCTGGAACCGATTCGCGCCGATTCTGTCACCTTCCTGCAAGTCGCCAACCAAATCTTGCACCTGGAATTCCAAACCTTGGCGCAATCGACTCCTCCCCTGGACTTCCGGATGCTCGACTACTACACGCGGCTAAAGCGGCAATATGGGTGTGAAATTGTGCAGGTAGTGATTTTTTTGCAAGCCACTACATCAGAACTCGTCTTTCGACAGCAATATACAGACACAAACACCAGACATCAATATCGAGTCATCCGCCAGTGGGAGGAAGACCCCGCCCCACTGCTAGCGAACCCGGCGCTCCTACCACTGGCAACCTTAGCTCGCAGCGATTCACCCAGAACCTTATTAGAGCAAGTCGCCGCTGGGGTCGCTACGATCGAGGAAACCACCGAGCGACAGAACATCTTAGCTTGTGCAGGGGTTCTGGCTGGTTTGCGGTTTAAAAAAGATTTGATCCAACAACTATTGCGAGAGGAAATTATGCAGGAATCTGTTATCTACCAAGACATCCTCCAAAAGGGTGAGCAAAGAGGTCTGCAACAAGGTCTGCAACAAGGAGAGGTGGCGTTAATTTTGCGGCTGCTCAGGCTACGGTTTGGTGACATGAATCCTGAACTGCAAGAACAGATTCGCGGTTTATCGATTCCTCAATTAGAGGAATTGGCGGAGGCGCTGTTGGATTTCTCCAGCCAAACTGACTTAGTTAGTTACTTGGCGGCGATAGATTCATCGGCAATCTGA
- a CDS encoding homocysteine biosynthesis protein, with product MRTLAEINDKISHQRAVVWTTEELKARVAEVGVTQAAKQVDVITTGTFEPMESSGAIINLGHTDPPIKIRSCWLDGVLAYSGFGAVDLYLGATQMVEYRSTGEPLDGEESRERGGGHVIEDLIAGKTVQLRAIGQGTDCYPRASFETTITRDTINQFYLYNPRNLYQNFIVGVNGGDRPLYTYLGPLQPRLANAVYSNAGAISPLLNDPDLQMIGIGTRIFLGGGVGYVAWEGTQHFPLQKRLPNRTPVGPAATLALMGDAKQMNSRWVRGCYFKNYGPSLMLGVGIPLPVLQEQVVANCALQDKEIVAPVVDFSIPRRVRPTFGLVSYAQLKTGRITIEGKPVRVAPLVSLFFSNQVALELKQWIEAGTFTLTEPVAPIPMDRSFLPQDRWGSQISLD from the coding sequence ATGCGAACCCTTGCCGAAATTAACGACAAAATCAGCCACCAGCGTGCAGTGGTGTGGACAACAGAAGAATTAAAAGCACGGGTGGCAGAAGTGGGAGTCACCCAAGCTGCAAAGCAAGTAGATGTCATTACCACCGGCACTTTTGAACCAATGGAGTCGTCGGGGGCGATTATTAACCTGGGACACACCGATCCCCCGATTAAAATCCGCTCCTGTTGGTTAGATGGGGTTTTAGCCTACTCTGGCTTTGGGGCAGTTGATCTGTATCTGGGAGCAACCCAGATGGTGGAATATCGGAGTACGGGCGAACCCCTAGATGGAGAGGAATCCAGAGAACGCGGCGGCGGTCATGTGATTGAAGACTTAATTGCCGGTAAAACGGTGCAACTACGCGCCATTGGACAAGGGACGGACTGCTACCCTCGTGCTTCCTTTGAGACAACCATCACCCGCGACACGATTAACCAGTTTTATCTATACAATCCCCGTAATCTATACCAAAATTTTATCGTCGGGGTGAATGGAGGCGATCGCCCACTTTATACTTACCTCGGTCCTCTGCAACCCCGTCTCGCCAATGCCGTCTACTCAAACGCTGGGGCAATTTCTCCCCTTCTGAACGATCCAGACCTGCAAATGATTGGGATTGGCACCCGGATTTTCTTAGGCGGCGGCGTTGGCTATGTAGCTTGGGAAGGCACCCAACACTTCCCCTTGCAAAAGCGGTTGCCAAATCGAACGCCCGTTGGTCCGGCGGCTACCCTTGCCTTAATGGGAGACGCCAAACAAATGAATTCTCGGTGGGTGCGTGGTTGTTACTTCAAAAATTATGGCCCTTCTCTGATGCTCGGCGTTGGCATCCCCCTGCCCGTTTTACAAGAGCAAGTCGTCGCCAATTGTGCTCTGCAAGACAAGGAGATTGTTGCGCCGGTTGTCGATTTCTCGATTCCTCGGCGCGTCCGTCCTACTTTTGGTCTTGTGAGTTACGCCCAGTTGAAGACGGGACGCATCACAATTGAGGGCAAACCCGTGCGGGTTGCCCCCTTAGTCAGCTTATTCTTTTCCAATCAAGTAGCGCTGGAGTTGAAGCAATGGATTGAGGCGGGGACATTTACCCTCACCGAACCTGTTGCTCCCATTCCAATGGATCGCTCCTTTTTACCCCAAGACCGATGGGGTTCTCAAATTTCCCTAGATTAG
- a CDS encoding tetratricopeptide repeat protein, producing the protein MSQKRNRWFINLVLGLGVLIFVGLSIIPLVGIVFDGQEPTTGATATPSPTQTAAVANQAELEAQAKGYELVLQREPENQTALRGLLEARLKLRDIKGAIAPLEKLAKLNPDQSEYAVLLAQAKQQTGDREGAAQTYRSILTSKPGDMNALQGLVSLLVQQNRPEAAIGLLQDTLKTAPQVNQVQPGSVDVTSVQLELGKVYVELKRYPEAIAIYDDAIKGNREDFRPVLAKALVLREQGKIAEAKPLFNTAIALAPARVKDQIKQLAADAPTPTLAPVPAPTTSPTTSPTTSPSVSPSPAP; encoded by the coding sequence GTGTCCCAAAAGCGCAATCGCTGGTTTATTAATCTAGTTCTAGGGCTGGGTGTGTTAATCTTTGTCGGATTATCCATCATTCCGTTGGTGGGTATTGTTTTTGACGGCCAAGAGCCTACTACTGGGGCAACAGCAACTCCCTCACCTACTCAGACAGCAGCGGTAGCCAATCAAGCAGAACTGGAAGCGCAGGCAAAAGGTTACGAACTGGTTTTGCAGCGAGAACCAGAGAATCAAACGGCGCTGCGGGGGCTGTTGGAAGCGCGGCTAAAACTGCGCGATATCAAAGGCGCGATCGCACCTTTGGAAAAACTGGCGAAGCTGAATCCCGACCAAAGCGAGTACGCAGTTTTACTCGCGCAGGCTAAACAGCAAACAGGAGATCGAGAAGGGGCTGCCCAAACTTATCGCTCGATTTTGACTTCAAAACCGGGAGATATGAACGCCCTGCAAGGTCTTGTTAGTCTTTTGGTACAACAAAACCGTCCGGAGGCGGCGATTGGATTGCTGCAAGATACGTTGAAAACTGCTCCACAAGTGAATCAAGTTCAACCGGGTAGCGTTGATGTCACTTCGGTGCAGTTAGAACTGGGCAAAGTTTATGTTGAGTTAAAGCGCTATCCGGAAGCGATCGCTATCTACGATGACGCGATCAAAGGCAATCGAGAGGATTTTCGTCCAGTGCTAGCAAAGGCGCTGGTGTTGCGAGAACAAGGGAAAATCGCCGAAGCTAAACCGCTATTCAATACGGCGATCGCTCTAGCTCCAGCTAGAGTCAAAGACCAAATTAAACAACTGGCGGCTGACGCACCCACACCTACACTCGCACCTGTACCCGCACCCACGACTTCGCCCACGACATCACCCACGACATCACCTTCTGTCTCTCCCAGTCCTGCGCCTTAA